A segment of the Gossypium hirsutum isolate 1008001.06 chromosome D10, Gossypium_hirsutum_v2.1, whole genome shotgun sequence genome:
attatcctcctatttataggttggggaGGGGCTATAGATAGTTCTAAgtatttagtaaaaaaataaatataatcagaacttATAATAAGATTACTGCAAAATTGCATTTAGTAAAtctcaaaatatatttaattatttaaaccttaatttattataaataaaaacaaagtgAATGAATATCCAAATATACGAAAATTACACACCCATCACATCCCTACTATAAAAAGAGAAAGTGATGGCTTACCAAACGATACGTGCAATTAGGCTTACGAGTTTTGGTAAAATTTTGCTTTAGGTCCCgaaaagaaattgatttttatggtttgcaaaataaaatcatcatttgTTTCCAAGAAAGTCCTCTATGGACTATATTAGAAGAGAGTGTCATTTTGACACTTAACCTTAAAAGTTTTGTCGAATTGCTTTTTgttagattaaaaaaattgaatgaattggtaaAATGTTAACGTTATTGATATGGTAGCTCGTGTGACAATTCACACGTACTTTATTGTTgacattgataatttttttaaatttttttatgattttttatgaaGTACATGCCTAATGATGGTGGCCTTGCCCCCTTAAAAAGGAAAAGTTTTGTTTAAGTCcctttaaaaccataaaattgtaatttaatatcTTTTAGAAATTATAAAGTTAAAAACTTCCAATGAAAAAATTGCAATTTCACACTcagtaaatttataatttaattttggccactccaaaaaaTTTCCTAGCTTCGCCCCTTATATAGGGGTGAGTAAAAtccaatttgattttaaaaactcgataaaatattaaaattttgaattaaatagttcgagttaatagagttatttggatcaacttgaataaaaaatcaaaattttcaatttaaatcaaatatgaattgcacaatttgagttatccgaaaattcgaataaaaaaaggcaaaactatttctaaagttaaaagtcaaaactgtgccgttttaataaatatttacccgttaagttaaaagataaaaccattatattatttatttaattaaataatctcGTATTTTATCTActgattaaataataaatttatgtaaACCTAATAGTGAGTTAAATAATGGTTGGATGGACGGTTATGGAAAGACACTCAGCTTACAGTCAACTGAAATAACATGGAATCTGCAGGCGGCGTGGTCCACGTTTAAAATAACATGGGGCCAGCACGCGGCATGGGATCAAAACATGTAGACCCCACGTGGATACATTTTTTCTCTCGCTCTCGCTTTCTATACTGTGCCCTACAGGATCATGAATCTTCATGCTACTTCTTCATACAGTCTTTTAATCAACCCAGGTGTCACAAGCTGGGTTGATCTGTGGTGGACGGCAGAAAGTGGCTTGGGTTAATGGTCCACCTCAATTACACGTTTAccacaaaaaagagaaaaagtactaagaaaaaagaaaaccataatgaaatataaatttcttttaatgCTTAATTTCAAGATCCGCCATTAAcgataaattatgttttagttgAAATGATGAAATAGAAATATATGGGTtttttttgattttataaataatataaacagattaaaatatacttataataatataaattattttgtaaaaatatctttttttaagGTTTGTACTTGTCGTTTTTAATAATGTTGTCtctaaagtttaaatttatattttctaatgTGTCTTACCGTAATATTTTTACTTGAATTCGTATTCGATTAACTCATTacaccaatttaattaaaatttgtattATGGTAGACATAATAATAACATTAGAagaaagttttcaaaagtttttagCTACGAatgtttcaaatataaattattacaatttaaatgATAGGAGAAGAACTAAATAAATGTAGTATAATCGTGTTAAATAGAGAcgaacttaaaaaattattttaagaggATCGTAGATGGATCATAAATTATTATGGGTAaggtataattttatcattataaaaatatataagtgcATGGGTTCtttttacatgtttattaatttttttttgaataatctcattttAGGTTCTGATCATATATGTTCcttttgacacaatacttaaaacTACCTATAgtctccccaacccataaataagaggataatacgtttcagcTCACTAAAACCCACATCCTCCTGCATCGGTACAATCGAGTTAAAACACAATCgacatatgtgtattaaattTAAGTGAAGTGATATGGTTTAATCTAATCTAGAGTTTGTCTTTTGgacaaatttttaataatgatGATTTAactttttgtgtgtgtgtttaatttgattaaattattaagtAACAtggatatttaatttaataaataattccCAAAAGTTTGGTGAGGTAGCCACTAACATGATAGTAGAAGAAAGTGTATTTTCTAATACAACGTGTGTTTATTTGACATTTGGTGTTTGTATTCATTCCATTGattaaattaatacttaaaactttaaatataaaatccataaaatggtcAGACCATGCAGGTAATGGTTAAAATAATAGGGCATTagattatgttatttaatttttacctaaaattatattgtttttcaTGCTTTGGtcaacatttgattttttttatattagtagTTTATATATCTTAATTTAATAGGCAATGTTAAAAATTACCAAATATCtcgttttttattaaattattttttaataaatttttttgcaTAAGCTCGGAACGAACGGAGATAGAATCAGACTGATTCCCTAAGTGCTTTTTTGGACGTTTTTCAATGTCCTGGCTATTCACGGAATGTGGGAAATGGATGAATAATCATCTGCTTCCGGAAGAAATTGAAGGATTTCTTGGGAATCCTACAAGATCCATTCGTTCTTTTTTTCTCTAATAGATGGTCAGAACTTCATCTGGGTTCGAATCCTACTGAGAGGTCCACTAGAAATCAGAAATTGTTGAAGAAAGAATAAGATGTTTCTCTTGTCCCTTCTAGGCgatcaaaaaataaagaaatagttgATATGGTTCCGAAAGATGAACTGGGCAGTTCCAATAAGATTTCATTCTTGAACAAAAATGGAACCGAACTGGATCTAGTGTATTTTAAGGGATTTGCCTTTTCTATTGATTCCTAcggattgaatttttttttgaataagctcattataagttctgatcatatctgcctttttgatacaatgtttagaactactcatagtccatccccaacccataaataggaggataatgtgctttagCGCACTCGAACCCATGTCCTCATGTATTGGTAACAATACCCATGCCAATTGAGTTATAATTCAAGCGacattttttagtattttattaaatatttatttattaaattatttttagtattttaaaaaatatatattttaccttaaaaaataaaaataaaattttatatttcaaatttgctatttgttaatattaataaagcTTAAATATGCATTTGGTTGGAAAACTTTGATGAGGATAGTGGATGAAAAGTATGTTTGGGTATTAagttatgataaaaataaataaaaatataagaatcaaattgataaaagaaatCAAGTTCTTAGACTAAATGCATAATTGACCATATTAATATCTACCTattgaaatttaaacttttaatgGAGAGGTTAATTAAAGAAacaccaatttaaaaaaaacaattagggatttaggtattttttttctaaatttaaggaaataggtcaattttggagagagaaataGAAAACACGTCTTGCAATGCTTCCTGCAAGACatgttttctgtttttttttaaaatatatatttttgttgggtgttgaaaattttgggagaaaattTATTTGTGTTAGTGTTTGAGTTTGACATTGTGatagttttaaggtatgtttaaGTTTACGGTGATGCGATAGTGCTTGGAGACCCACACATTTTATCTGTTAGTGGGGATAGAATCATCACTTTAGAATCCCATCGAATTGCAACTCAGGCTCTTAGTTCACGGTGGTTATATGGTCGTGGGTTAAAGTATAAGTCGGGCCCCCAGTAGATGGTGGTTATGTGGTCACGGGTTCAAGTTTTATAATACTGAAAGAAAATACTTTATAAACCTCATACATAAGTTTGAGATCATAATCATAGGGGGAAAAATGACTTTCAAATATAATCAActtattctttttctccatctccacCAAAGGTAATATCCTTAACCTCATTGTCTATAATTTGTGACAGAGTTGGGAGCAAGAAGGCTTTTAGGGGGAGGAGTGATTGCGATGGTGGAGAATAAGTTGAAACTCGAGTCGAGTCGAGGCGGTAGTGGTTGTaattattaatgagttctttaatcatacaaatcacatacaaaacaatacaaaaattatttttttcttaaattgtaaataagtatattattaatgtaaaatagAATAGAAcaacttttttattatataattggaATAAGTAATTATGGATggaaaaattcaatataatacaaattaaaatttaataaagcaAATGATGATTTACAtgacaaaaatttaaataaaatattcatcGGCATCGCCGGCCCGAATGTGTGCCACAACTTGGTAGGTGTCGGTTACGAGAAGGATTTCGTTATAGTTGGAGTTTCAACTCTTCATATTCTTCATCTTTACTTCGACCTCCATGTTGATctccatcttcatcttcatctccttCTTCCGTGCTAGAGTGCATTTGGATCCTAGGTTTCCATCGTATATCGCCCGTTGTATTAATAGGTGGTTGCAAAAATGACCCACCTCTATAGAACAGTAATGTTGAAGGTGTTTGCAACACTACCAGTGGATAAGTGTATTGTGTCGCATAATCCGATTGTGAATAGAATGTTGGAATTGTCGGTAATGGTAGATACATCGGTGTTGTTTTCGGCATTGGCGTGTAATATGGTCCTGGGATGGTTGTAGTGCAAAAAATATACATAGAGAAGGTTTTAATGCATAGTATGATGGTGTATAatgtggtgcttgtgtaaaaaaAAACGGGGTAgtgaaattacaaaaaaatatgaaCCATATTGATTGGGAGGTTGCGCACCCATCGGTGCCTCATGTGGGGTTGGAGTTGATGATGATTCCATCGAGGCATGTACTCCCGACCTAGGATTCATGCAGGGTCATCTTGGCTGCCTACAACGATGTTGTTTACTCCTTTCCTCCTCTAGCAGTAGATATAACTTACTATGAAGTCTAAACCATGTCATGTAATTCGGAGAGGTCGCCAAATCTGGTGGGGAAATTGGTTTGCGCATAGGTATGAAATCGTAACTATACTCCCAAATGTAGATATATTTGGCATGGAATTTCAGCCAATCTTCATTGGTTTTTCCCCGTAAGTCGATATTATGTTATTCATCGAGCTCCTGGGGTGACAGTGAATTAATTTGCTTAAACCTAAACTAGCACATCACTCGATTGAATTCGTGCATTTTGACAGTTTAACAACCTATCAATGACACTTTGACAAGCCAAATATTGCGATTGGCCAAAAATTCTGCCAGGATGCATTCTTGAATTCTTGGATCAGAGTATGACATCTATTCAAACTAtagtatgaaattataaattttattatggacctaatattaaatttcaaattcttacgtaaatattatataatttaaaattcaaaaaactaACCTCGGCTTCAAATCATTGATCTAACAATAACCGGATATCTTCGAGCTTGTTTGGTATACCTACATGACTCGTGTCATTCTTCcatctatttaaataatattctattcaaaaaatataatagtgaaaaaaatattatgatacttatattatcaaatgaattttaccttattaCGAGTAAGAATTCATAAGGGGTGTTTACTCGAGACATAAAAATGATAGCCAGTACCATGTACATGATTGAAGGACTATGCAACCatcgattttaattttttgtgatttcATTGCTCGACACATCTCTTGGTACAGTGTCGCCAACACAGTTGATCCCCAACTGAGTCATCCCGCTTCTTTCAAGTCGACTAGTtgtagtagccaccttaaatGTATTAGATTTCAAGATTTATCAGGCATTAGAAGCCTCCCTATTAACCTCAGGATGAATGCTCCTGCATATTGTTCTCTTTCAACGACACTCATAGAGTTGTCGATATAATTGAAATTGTCTTCTAACCATTTCATCTCTATCAAACTACCACTAAACTTGTCCAATACATTTCCTAATAGTTGCTCGTAAATCGTGCTCCAATCGCCAATGCCCACTACCCACATAACGATTGTCTCATCCACTGGTAAACCAAGTTGTTATCCAATGTCCTCaagtgtaattgtacactcacCGCACAGAAGATGGAATATGTGTGTCTCGGGTCTCCATCTTTTCACCAAAACACTGATAAGTGTGagatccaatttagtccccccgAGCATATGAGACACGTGCAAGAATCCCGCCTCTTGCAAGTGTTGTTCAATAATATGCGGTGCCCTTTCACTTAAATTGTGTATGTACGTCTCCATAATATGATATTAGTctgattatataaacataaaaagatgataaaattaatagcgttaacaacttaataattgaattagttaaaataaaaaaattaataatattttcttaacaTTTGCAATTGAATGTCGGAAATGTACTTACCATCTAAACGAATAAGTGacattaacatttttaaaattataaaattaaataaaatcaaagaaattagaaaatataaaattaaaacaagaaggatttgaaagaaattaaatgaaaaattaagaacttaataattaaaaacatttacaGATTAAAATTTGAATGCAAAGGATAGAAAATGAGTTAAGGGTCcttttgtttacatgtaaaaggttttacggaaaatatttttcgtattttcctgtgtttgtttcacaaAAAACAGTTTGGTCAGCTAAAAATAACTTACAGGTCAAcggaaaataagcatttttcattgtaaaatgacttaccattttgaaaagcgtaagtcattttccgAAAAAGAGCTCATCAAtagattattttacttttatataagaattaacttaaatcaagtttaatattattatattgataataaattttatttttaaaaatatttaaaatatttttaatattattaaacatacgtatttaattatttatatttagttatataataaattatttatataattaatataatttattatttttaataaattatttaatatttaaattttattttaatagtaagtttaaaaaaataattttaaataatattattcacatgttattgaaaatatcaatattaatattttaatactaaatatttattataattataaatatattaataataaatgttttgtagtataaaagttaaaatatgtcataagtctatatactcttcacaaatttacaatttagtttctgtacttttatttttaagaatttagtccctctactttctagatttgaaaatcaagtccaactgctgacattgttgattttttttgtctattttattaatgtcacatttttaaataaaaaatactcagttggtagtcatgtaactaaaaaatgatcattgcaatgaacctaaattgaacaaaatatttttaatatatgtaaaaacaatgtaaaatataaaattatggatataaaataaactcaattaaataatgaaaaaataaaaaaaatctcatatgtatgtttatttaattgaaaacgacttttatgaaatatttttaaagaatctgccaaacaaaaaaaaaattttatacagATTTATCtaaacactaaaaaatattttttttttcaaaaaagtaagTTATTTTTTAGAAACTTCAGAAGCCTGTAAAGTAAATAAACTAGTTGACATTAACTATTAGAGTGACCATTAGATGAAAACGCGTCTAAGATTTTCGGCGATATTCATGTGAAAAGGTGAAAGATTCATCAAACTCTATGTTAATTTCACTCAAGAAGTAGAATTGCATCATTTCTAAAGGTTTGAATTTCCTCGTAATTCCCTGTAAATCCTCACCTGAGTTCATACACCAGTAATTAGTCCTTTAATTCCCACCTTAGCTATAAATCTCTCTTTAGCTCTCCTTTCTATTCTCATTTTCTTCAACCCCAAAAAGCAAAAATTTCAATCCCAATTCCCCTTTGCATGGCAAAGGAGTTGTTTTTTTTCTGGGTTTCTCTTGTTTTTTCATCAAACCCAGTTTTTTCTCACTTCATCTTCAATGGGTTTCATGATTCAGGCGACCAAATGAGCTTAAATGGAGTTGCAGGCATTACAAAGAGTGGGTTACTCCGTTTAACCAATATTACCCAAGATGCAATTGGCAGAGCTTTTTACTCATCTCCTTTTCAGTTCAAGAACTCCAGCAATGGcaaagctttttctttttcaacagcTTTTGCTTTCGCCATGGCTCCTGCGTACCCAACCCTTGGTGGCGGCCATGGCCTTGCTTTTGTTCTTTCTCCTTCAAAACAAATTGCAGGTTATCACAGTCAATATCTAGGCTTGCATAATCCAAGTGATCATCATGGGAATAATTCAAGTAACCATGTTTTTGCAGTAGAGTTTGATACTTGGAGAAATCTAGAGTTTGGTGATAAAGATGATAATCATGTTGGCATTGATTTGAGTAGCATGCATTCAAATGCTTCAGCAACTGCTGGATATTTCCTTGAGAACTCAACAATGCAAAAGTTGAATCTCAATAGTGGGAAAGTGATTCAAGCTTGGATTGATTATGATTCAGCTATAAATCGATTAGAGGTTAAGCTTTCAACTTTATCTAAGAAACCCAAAAAATCAATCTTGTCCTTTGGTGTTGATCTCTCACCATTTCTCCATGATTCCATGTTTGTGGGGTTTTCAGCTTCAACAGGTAAGCTTGCAAGCTCTCACTACCTCTTGGGATGGAGTTTTAACATGAGTGGAGAGGCTGAATCTTTGTCTTTACCTTCTTTACCTTCACTTCCAAGGCCTAAACAAAACTACACTGCCTTAATCCTATGTGTCATATTTCCAGCTGTTCTTTTAATGATATCACTTGCTTTCATCTCGTTTTACCTTGTTAGGAACATGAAGAATTTAGACATGATTGAGGCTAAGGACCTTGAGATTGGTCCTCAAAGGTTTTCTTATCAAGAACTCAAGAAAGCAACAAAGGGTTTCAAAGACAAAGAGCTACTTGGTTTTGGTGGATTTGGCAGAGTTTACAAAGGAACTCTGCCAACCACAAACACTCAAGTTGCTGTCAAACGAATCTCTCATGAATCAAAGCAAGGGATAAGAGAATTCCTGTCTGAGATTTATAGTATCGGTCGTCTTCGCCATAGAAATCTTGTTCAGTTTCTAGGATGGTGTCAATGCAGAGGTGATCTCTTATTAGTCTATGATTTTATGCCTTGTGGTAGCTTGGATAAGTACCTGTTTGATGAGCCAAAACAAGTTCTAAGTTGGGAACATAGGTTCAAGATCATCAAAGGTGTGGCTTCAGGTCTTTTGTATTTGCATGAAGAATGGGAACAAACTGTAATTCATAGAGACATCAAGGCAGGCAATATTCTGCTAGATTCTGAGCTAAATGGAAGACTTGGTGACTTTGGTTTAGCCAAGTTATATGACCACGGCTCGAACCCGGGCTCGACCACGGTGGTTGGCACATTTGGGTACTTGGCACCTGAGCTTCCAAGAACTGGTAAGCCTAGTACAAGTACTGATGTGTTTGCATTTGGTGCACTTTTGCTTGAAGTGGCATGTGGGAGGAGACCTATTGACCCAAAGGCATTGCCTGAGGAGCTGATCTTGGTGGAGTGGGTGTATGAGAAGTGGCAAAGTGGGGCAGTTCTTGAAGTTGTGGATTCAAAATTGAAAGGCGACTTTGATGAGTGTGAGGCTATTCTTGTGATTAAACTGGGCTTGATGTGTTCCAATGAAGTGCCAGAGGCGAGGCCTACAATGAAGCAAGTCGTAAGGTACTTGGAGGGGGAAGTGGCACTGCCGAAACTGGTGCCATCACCTGGTGGATATGGTAGAAACGAGGGCAATCGAAGTGACAGTATCGCGTTCGAAGATTATGTGCATTCGTATCGAAATTCATCGTCCGCATGCTCATCGGCTTTTGAAAACCAGGACATAGATGTTGAAGCAGGTTTAACAACACATATCAATCTCAGCAGAGGAAATGGCAGATAGCCATTGAAGAGCAAGACAGAGTTCTTTGCCTTTTTAGGAATGTTTTTAGAGAAAtgcttttttttccttctcttcaaGGATTGTTAAAAGgattatatttttgtattatgtTCAAAGAAATGTTTTGTAAAAAAGGGTAAAAACAAAAACTGTAATTGCAATAGTGCTTGGACCTGTGATTACAATTTTAACtacgaaataaataaaaatactttcTTACAATACAACTAATGATTCAAGTCTTAGCACTTGCAACCTCaccattatacaaaaattacatcaCTCTCCCACTAGCTTATCCTTCGCAAGCTTAGCTTGCTTACAAAAACAATACACATATACACATCCCTCACATGAATAAAGTTGTGCTCTATAAAATGTGACTTTACTTGTTCCGCAAGTAACTTGACTTAATCATCAAGAAACTtcaaatctttaattttaatttaattggtcTTTACTCATCCAAAATCATAAAAGATAAATAGTCAAATGCTTTTgttctaaaatttaaaacttaattggGCTAATTTTGGTTTTTAAGTCCCTCCACAATGctaaaacttgaaatttattttttctcctttaatttgacataattccgTCCctactctctttattttttgaattgctAATTTTCCGTTATTTCATTAACATTTTCTGTTAATTCTATTTGAAAATCCAAGCATAATCATAAATTTACCCCTTAATTCTTATAACTTTGGTTGCCtccatattttttcttttataaatcaGTCCTCAATCTTTTATTTTTGTAGTTGAACAAGAAAAAAAGCATTTAGTTTTTGTAAAATTGAACAAATTCCACAACAATTTAGTGGAATCCCTAAACATTACACTAGATGCTGATATGACAACTCGTGttttatgttgaaaatttaaaaattataaaaaaaattaaaaaaaattgttttattttaattttaaacattaaGCATATTTTAATTTCCCGCTAATTCTGCTTGTGGAAACTAAAAACTCTTTACGTTCATTAATATTCAAAGCTAATAATTCCAATTGATTAAAAGTTTAACTTTAAAATGTTATTCCTTTAAATTATGTTCTTTCAATACCAATTAAGTACGTATATTACACTCTCATACAAACCTTTTCAACATTTAATCTTTATTTAAACATCGATCTCTCAAGTTAAAAGGCTTAATGCATATTTTAGTTCCTAAAATATATTGGACTTTTTTAACTTTGGTTATTAAAGTTTTTCTTATCCATTTCAGTCCCTAACATTATCAGATTTTTCTAGTTTAGTCCTTTGAACTCGACTAAAATATCTAACCAATCATATACTGCTACATGTCATACAATGTCATCCGAAAAAAgcattaaaaatctttaaaaatgaaaaagtacaaaaattaaaagaagttacaaaattattaaaaattgaaaaaaattataaaattacaaaaaattatataaataattacttaaattactaaattttttttaaaaaagtagaaattttaatatttttaaaattatatgaacCACATTTCCTAGAGTATGAGGTTATTGTCTCTTGGAAGGATATCGCATATGATAATTATCTTACGattcaaacaatcaaaatttggatttttttcaaattatttaaataaaaaaacagtatttattatttaaatgatcGTTCAATTTCTAGTAACtgtgatttataaaattttaaaaatattaaatatattttttaaaacttttagtaaatttttatattgtttttgtaaatttttaaagattttttaggATTTTCGAATGATAACGTGGTAGCATATGATTGACTAAATATTCTAGTAATTAGTTTTTAATGTCCAAAGGTCTAAATTGGGaatatctaataatattagaGACCGAAGTAAGCTAAGAAAACtttaaaaactaatatatatatattttaaaggcTAAATTGTGCATTAAgccaaatttaaacatttttcttaaTCTCTATCTAGCAATTACAGAAAATAGATATTATACTTCCATATAGAAAATTTAACAAATCTTTGCTACTAAGTAGACCACAATTGttaatttctttttgaaaaatgaaattcgttcaatattttttaaatttgattatcgGCTGGGTTTGGACTAcgaaaaattagtttaaaattttatctaaactcAGCTCAGATTAAAAATGCTAAACTCGAACTCGATCTGACTCG
Coding sequences within it:
- the LOC107930068 gene encoding L-type lectin-domain containing receptor kinase S.4 isoform X3, yielding MSLNGVAGITKSGLLRLTNITQDAIGRAFYSSPFQFKNSSNGKAFSFSTAFAFAMAPAYPTLGGGHGLAFVLSPSKQIAVEFDTWRNLEFGDKDDNHVGIDLSSMHSNASATAGYFLENSTMQKLNLNSGKVIQAWIDYDSAINRLEVKLSTLSKKPKKSILSFGVDLSPFLHDSMFVGFSASTGKLASSHYLLGWSFNMSGEAESLSLPSLPSLPRPKQNYTALILCVIFPAVLLMISLAFISFYLVRNMKNLDMIEAKDLEIGPQRFSYQELKKATKGFKDKELLGFGGFGRVYKGTLPTTNTQVAVKRISHESKQGIREFLSEIYSIGRLRHRNLVQFLGWCQCRGDLLLVYDFMPCGSLDKYLFDEPKQVLSWEHRFKIIKGVASGLLYLHEEWEQTVIHRDIKAGNILLDSELNGRLGDFGLAKLYDHGSNPGSTTVVGTFGYLAPELPRTGKPSTSTDVFAFGALLLEVACGRRPIDPKALPEELILVEWVYEKWQSGAVLEVVDSKLKGDFDECEAILVIKLGLMCSNEVPEARPTMKQVVRYLEGEVALPKLVPSPGGYGRNEGNRSDSIAFEDYVHSYRNSSSACSSAFENQDIDVEAGLTTHINLSRGNGR
- the LOC107930068 gene encoding L-type lectin-domain containing receptor kinase S.4 isoform X1, whose translation is MAKELFFFWVSLVFSSNPVFSHFIFNGFHDSGDQMSLNGVAGITKSGLLRLTNITQDAIGRAFYSSPFQFKNSSNGKAFSFSTAFAFAMAPAYPTLGGGHGLAFVLSPSKQIAGYHSQYLGLHNPSDHHGNNSSNHVFAVEFDTWRNLEFGDKDDNHVGIDLSSMHSNASATAGYFLENSTMQKLNLNSGKVIQAWIDYDSAINRLEVKLSTLSKKPKKSILSFGVDLSPFLHDSMFVGFSASTGKLASSHYLLGWSFNMSGEAESLSLPSLPSLPRPKQNYTALILCVIFPAVLLMISLAFISFYLVRNMKNLDMIEAKDLEIGPQRFSYQELKKATKGFKDKELLGFGGFGRVYKGTLPTTNTQVAVKRISHESKQGIREFLSEIYSIGRLRHRNLVQFLGWCQCRGDLLLVYDFMPCGSLDKYLFDEPKQVLSWEHRFKIIKGVASGLLYLHEEWEQTVIHRDIKAGNILLDSELNGRLGDFGLAKLYDHGSNPGSTTVVGTFGYLAPELPRTGKPSTSTDVFAFGALLLEVACGRRPIDPKALPEELILVEWVYEKWQSGAVLEVVDSKLKGDFDECEAILVIKLGLMCSNEVPEARPTMKQVVRYLEGEVALPKLVPSPGGYGRNEGNRSDSIAFEDYVHSYRNSSSACSSAFENQDIDVEAGLTTHINLSRGNGR
- the LOC107930068 gene encoding L-type lectin-domain containing receptor kinase S.4 isoform X2, encoding MSLNGVAGITKSGLLRLTNITQDAIGRAFYSSPFQFKNSSNGKAFSFSTAFAFAMAPAYPTLGGGHGLAFVLSPSKQIAGYHSQYLGLHNPSDHHGNNSSNHVFAVEFDTWRNLEFGDKDDNHVGIDLSSMHSNASATAGYFLENSTMQKLNLNSGKVIQAWIDYDSAINRLEVKLSTLSKKPKKSILSFGVDLSPFLHDSMFVGFSASTGKLASSHYLLGWSFNMSGEAESLSLPSLPSLPRPKQNYTALILCVIFPAVLLMISLAFISFYLVRNMKNLDMIEAKDLEIGPQRFSYQELKKATKGFKDKELLGFGGFGRVYKGTLPTTNTQVAVKRISHESKQGIREFLSEIYSIGRLRHRNLVQFLGWCQCRGDLLLVYDFMPCGSLDKYLFDEPKQVLSWEHRFKIIKGVASGLLYLHEEWEQTVIHRDIKAGNILLDSELNGRLGDFGLAKLYDHGSNPGSTTVVGTFGYLAPELPRTGKPSTSTDVFAFGALLLEVACGRRPIDPKALPEELILVEWVYEKWQSGAVLEVVDSKLKGDFDECEAILVIKLGLMCSNEVPEARPTMKQVVRYLEGEVALPKLVPSPGGYGRNEGNRSDSIAFEDYVHSYRNSSSACSSAFENQDIDVEAGLTTHINLSRGNGR
- the LOC107930068 gene encoding L-type lectin-domain containing receptor kinase S.4 isoform X4 → MAKELFFFWVSLVFSSNPVFSHFIFNGFHDSGDQMSLNGVAGITKSGLLRLTNITQDAIGRAFYSSPFQFKNSSNGKAFSFSTAFAFAMAPAYPTLGGGHGLAFVLSPSKQIAVEFDTWRNLEFGDKDDNHVGIDLSSMHSNASATAGYFLENSTMQKLNLNSGKVIQAWIDYDSAINRLEVKLSTLSKKPKKSILSFGVDLSPFLHDSMFVGFSASTGKLASSHYLLGWSFNMSGEAESLSLPSLPSLPRPKQNYTALILCVIFPAVLLMISLAFISFYLVRNMKNLDMIEAKDLEIGPQRFSYQELKKATKGFKDKELLGFGGFGRVYKGTLPTTNTQVAVKRISHESKQGIREFLSEIYSIGRLRHRNLVQFLGWCQCRGDLLLVYDFMPCGSLDKYLFDEPKQVLSWEHRFKIIKGVASGLLYLHEEWEQTVIHRDIKAGNILLDSELNGRLGDFGLAKLYDHGSNPGSTTVVGTFGYLAPELPRTGKPSTSTDVFAFGALLLEVACGRRPIDPKALPEELILVEWVYEKWQSGAVLEVVDSKLKGDFDECEAILVIKLGLMCSNEVPEARPTMKQVVRYLEGEVALPKLVPSPGGYGRNEGNRSDSIAFEDYVHSYRNSSSACSSAFENQDIDVEAGLTTHINLSRGNGR